A part of Curtobacterium sp. MCLR17_036 genomic DNA contains:
- a CDS encoding ABC-F family ATP-binding cassette domain-containing protein — translation MTATLVAKGLSGGYAARTLFDSLDLTVAPGDVIGVVGVNGAGKSTLLRLLAGVDQPLAGTVSTAPADAFVGWLPQEHERVAGETVAGYIARRTGSAEATEAMDTAAAALADPDAGDAAAERYSAALDRWLAAGAADLDDRIPAVLADLGLDVGSDEDGVGPESLMTALSGGQAARVGLAALLLSRFDVVLLDEPTNDLDLDGLDRIEAFVKGLRGGVVLVSHDREFLARSVTSVLELDLAQSSHRLFGGGYDSFLEEREIARQHKRDAYDEFASTKADLVSRARTQREWSSQGVRNAMKKNPDNDKIRRRAASESSEKQAQKVRQMESRIARLDEVEEPRKEWQLEFTIGSAPRSSAVVATLSDATFTQGDFTLGPVSLQVDGGDRIGITGPNGAGKSTLLRALLGAQSPTTGTASTGSSVAIGEIDQARAAFTGDQPLAAAFEAIVPEYTTADVRTLLAKFGLKADHVGRPASALSPGERTRAGLALLQARGVNVLVLDEPTNHLDLAAIEQLEQALESYDGTLLLVTHDRRMLETVRLDRQWRVEAGRVTER, via the coding sequence ATGACCGCCACGCTCGTCGCCAAGGGCCTGTCCGGCGGGTACGCCGCACGCACGCTGTTCGACTCCCTCGACCTCACGGTGGCCCCCGGTGACGTCATCGGCGTCGTCGGGGTGAACGGCGCCGGCAAGTCGACGTTGCTGCGGCTGCTCGCCGGTGTCGACCAGCCCCTCGCCGGCACGGTGTCCACCGCCCCGGCCGACGCCTTCGTCGGGTGGCTGCCGCAGGAGCACGAACGCGTGGCGGGCGAGACCGTCGCGGGCTACATCGCCCGGCGCACCGGTTCGGCGGAGGCGACCGAGGCGATGGACACGGCCGCGGCGGCGCTCGCCGATCCCGACGCGGGTGACGCGGCCGCCGAGCGGTACTCCGCGGCGCTCGACCGGTGGCTCGCCGCCGGTGCCGCCGACCTGGACGACCGGATCCCGGCGGTGCTCGCCGACCTCGGGCTCGACGTCGGCTCCGACGAGGACGGCGTCGGTCCGGAGTCGCTCATGACCGCGCTCTCCGGCGGCCAGGCCGCACGGGTCGGGCTCGCCGCACTGCTGCTCTCGCGGTTCGACGTGGTCCTGCTCGACGAGCCGACGAACGACCTCGACCTGGACGGCCTCGACCGGATCGAGGCGTTCGTCAAGGGCCTGCGCGGCGGGGTGGTGCTCGTCAGCCACGACCGCGAGTTCCTGGCGCGCTCGGTGACGTCGGTGCTCGAGCTCGACCTGGCGCAGTCCTCGCACCGGCTGTTCGGCGGCGGGTACGACTCGTTCCTCGAGGAGCGCGAGATCGCCCGGCAGCACAAGCGCGACGCCTACGACGAGTTCGCGTCCACGAAGGCCGACCTCGTCTCGCGTGCCCGGACGCAGCGGGAGTGGTCGAGCCAGGGCGTCCGGAACGCGATGAAGAAGAACCCGGACAACGACAAGATCCGCCGCCGGGCCGCCTCGGAGTCGAGCGAGAAGCAGGCGCAGAAGGTCCGGCAGATGGAGTCGCGCATCGCCCGCCTCGACGAGGTCGAGGAGCCGCGCAAGGAGTGGCAGCTCGAGTTCACCATCGGCAGCGCACCCCGGTCGTCGGCGGTCGTCGCGACGCTGTCCGACGCCACCTTCACCCAGGGCGACTTCACGCTCGGTCCGGTGTCGCTGCAGGTCGACGGCGGCGACCGCATCGGCATCACCGGGCCGAACGGCGCCGGCAAGTCGACGCTGCTCCGCGCGCTGCTCGGCGCGCAGTCCCCCACGACCGGCACCGCCTCGACCGGGTCGAGCGTCGCGATCGGAGAGATCGACCAGGCCCGGGCGGCCTTCACCGGTGACCAGCCCCTCGCCGCGGCGTTCGAGGCGATCGTGCCCGAGTACACCACGGCCGACGTGCGGACCCTGCTCGCGAAGTTCGGGCTGAAGGCGGACCACGTCGGTCGTCCCGCGTCGGCGCTCTCGCCCGGTGAGCGCACCCGCGCGGGCCTCGCACTGCTCCAGGCACGGGGCGTCAACGTGCTCGTGCTCGACGAGCCGACGAACCACCTCGACCTCGCCGCCATCGAGCAGCTCGAGCAGGCGCTCGAGTCGTACGACGGCACGCTCCTGCTCGTCACCCACGACCGCCGTATGCTCGAGACCGTGCGGTTGGACCGCCAGTGGCGGGTGGAGGCCGGGCGGGTCACCGAACGCTGA